The Oncorhynchus nerka isolate Pitt River linkage group LG12, Oner_Uvic_2.0, whole genome shotgun sequence genome contains the following window.
AGAGCGAAAGAGCGCAATGATCTGAGAGTggtggagaagaaggaggaggagaaggacaggaagcTGTACCCTCTCAGGGCCAGGACACTGGATCAATGTGAGGGGGACACCCTCAACTGTCGCGTCTTTCTCACCCGTCTGGAGGAGAGTGGTGATGAGGACAAGGCGAGCTGCTTGAAGGGTCGAATAGAAACCAAAGAGGAAGGGAGCCATAACCTGGTGCGTGGAAGGACCAAGCCCTGCAAGTCTAGACAAAATACCTTCAAAGCTTATCAGAAATTGCCGGAATTAAACAAACAATTAAAATTGTTATGCACATTACCTGTTGTGGAGCCTCGCAAACGGAGACTAGCCTCTCTGAATGCGGAGGCTGTGAATAGTCTGCTCTTACATAGAGAATATCCTCAAGGGGCCAGACTCATAAAGAAGCTACAGTCCAATGGGAATCTGGCAAAAGATGCAGTAATTTTGGGACACAACACCCCAAGGGGTCCTAAAGTGGCAAAATCAGACATTTATGTAACTGAAAgttccaaacaaaacaaaaagtctatgAAGATGGAGGACATGGATCTGCTGAGTCTGTACGGTCCTACCCCCCGGCGTCAGGCCAGTCTCAACGCTGCTGCTTTGCTCAAGATCACCAGCACCTCCTTCAAAGCCAAACACCGGGTGGCTAAGACCAACTGCAAGCAACTGAGTGCAGTACTGAGGACCAAACAGTCGCTGCACCCCAAGCTAAAGAAACAACAGTATCATAAACTCCAACACGGGAAATACCAGACCCATCCACAGCTGGTTCAGAAATGCTGTAATCTTTATAAGAGGGAGTCATTCCACCCCGAACCCCAGTGGGAGGGGATTACAGGGGGGAACGGCTCCATCAGATCTGGCTTCCAGTGTCGAGCCTTGCTGGTCTACCCGATGAAGTCTGTGAAGGAGGAACAGGTCAAGACGCAGTTGACTCCTTCTTTCTACTGCTGCTCCCAAGAAAGGTCAGTGGAGTATTGCCACCAACTGGCCCTGTTCCTCAACCAGAAGAGCTTCGGTGAAGACAAACTTGAGGAGCGTTCGCTCTCCAATAGctacctcccctctccccgtTCCCTGGCCCACCCACATGCCCTAACCATATGCCCCCATCCTTACCCGTGTTTCTCGGGCTACTACCTCCACTTTTCTCACCATGAAACCTCCTCTACCCTCATGACCTCCGTGAGCTCCATCCCCATGCcctaccctccctcctctgtgGCCCCCATCCTGTTGAGCGAGGCTCCACAACAGGGCTCTCTACCCTCAGGAATCGCCCACCCGGTCTACTGTTATGGAGAATCCTGCCAAATCATTGGATACGCATATAGAGCAGTACCGACGCTAGCCAGCAGGTGCTGTTATAATGCAGGCTGCTCCAGCTGCAGCCACaagattaagatgggtaaggggaggCAGAAATGCCTATAAATACAGTCACCTCCACAATTATTAGCACCCTTGATAAATATGAGCAAAAATACTGTATAAAATGAattatacaaatactgagctatattatatgcttattttttttaaaatattattttatacaaatacaattgctcagagaaagagattttgctAAACAAGTAAGTGAAACAAATAAGTTATTGGCATATCTAAAGATTATTATAAATAAGATGTAACAAAATAAAATCTGCATTAacattctacttttaaaaatgaatctcagTTTAAGGAACTGTATTGTGGCCTTCCATGGCTTCCTATTTCACTGGGGTATAAAAATGAGGTAATACACACATATATAATCCCTTTGCCATTCATCATGTGAAAAGGCAAAGAACCAACGAAAAGAGATAAATGGTTGTTAACCTTCAAAAAACAGGCAATGGGAGAGAAAACAATTGCAAAAAAACTGAGTATACCACTTACCAATTTTTGGGCAACAATTAAGAAGTTTAAAACCAGTGGAACAGTGGTAAACTTGCCTGGTAATTGGACGCAAGCGTATCTTGGCCCCACGCACAGTGAGGAAGATGGTTCTGGAGGCAAAGAAAAAACCAAGGGCCAAAGTTGGAGAATTACATTCACCACCTCCATACCAATATGCTCTTTGGAAGGGTTTGCCTTTATTATTAAGAGCAACCAACAATTGTAAATGCCAAACGTATTGGCACTTAGTTTGGAAccagtgctatggtcagatgacatgaaaatagagctctttggccatgcaCACCAGTGGTGAGTTTGGAGACTAAAGCAGGATGTGTATTCAGAAAAGAAACTCATACCCAGCTAGCaaataacattctgagaaccatatgtttcttagagcttggtgagagtgtggtttat
Protein-coding sequences here:
- the LOC115138242 gene encoding bromo adjacent homology domain-containing 1 protein-like, with amino-acid sequence MTHARQKDSLSRYHPGNSWEQFGGVPHAEAMVGVRPDRPKLKRGRPKKIKRGRAKERNDLRVVEKKEEEKDRKLYPLRARTLDQCEGDTLNCRVFLTRLEESGDEDKASCLKGRIETKEEGSHNLVRGRTKPCKSRQNTFKAYQKLPELNKQLKLLCTLPVVEPRKRRLASLNAEAVNSLLLHREYPQGARLIKKLQSNGNLAKDAVILGHNTPRGPKVAKSDIYVTESSKQNKKSMKMEDMDLLSLYGPTPRRQASLNAAALLKITSTSFKAKHRVAKTNCKQLSAVLRTKQSLHPKLKKQQYHKLQHGKYQTHPQLVQKCCNLYKRESFHPEPQWEGITGGNGSIRSGFQCRALLVYPMKSVKEEQVKTQLTPSFYCCSQERSVEYCHQLALFLNQKSFGEDKLEERSLSNSYLPSPRSLAHPHALTICPHPYPCFSGYYLHFSHHETSSTLMTSVSSIPMPYPPSSVAPILLSEAPQQGSLPSGIAHPVYCYGESCQIIGYAYRAVPTLASRCCYNAGCSSCSHKIKMEDYSSSLEDHSSSSVPASPAPRPLSGCPASPSTPPAAQSVACFQTSLSDPSQLQIPLQVIRECPQSAKPPSNSLSGVSSGSCSVCPHIQDKQQLGPAGLAACRAAKQQRFTRRRATNGWLPVGMPFEREVFTVGEETTVLRKCFEGVTRDGEVIWVRDTVLLRSGPRKKYLPYIAKISALWEDSESEEMMMSLFWYYRPEHTQGGHNPSTHCENEIFASRHQDQNSVACIEDKCYVLTLAQYCRFCAFVKCRGKGLPESATRMVRPCVEYGTSAHRCVPTDIDPNLVFVCRHVYDCRYGRILKNLQ